The sequence aacaaaaaaacaatacgcAACCTTTTCCAGTCATCACTTTGTTATGTGGCCTCAGGCTCTTAGATACAATGGCTATATACTTCTTTAACCACAAATTACACAGGCAGacgcttttttgttttttttttttgcaccctgGGCAAGAAGCTAAGCACATTTTGGTGGTGTCGCCCTCTTGTGGCCGAGTGGACAACCATCACATCGCAAGTGTGGGCTGTTTTATCGTTAGCAAAAAGAGTGGCAGCCACACATgatgtgaataaaaataataataaaaaaagattgtGTGCAAAAAGAAGCTAAGGCTCAGAGAAAAGTCGTTTTGTAACAAgcaaggaagaggaagaggaaggccGGAACGCCAATATGTTCTCACGTGTCCTCTGCGTGTATTTAGTAAATGGCACCTGATATCCGGGGGCGGGCACTGTGCCATCTTAAGTGTTAGCGCTGGTGATGGCAGCGCCCAGCGGGACGCAGGTCGGCGATGCGCTGGCGGAGGTGTGACATGAACTCAAACATGGTGGCGGCGAGACTCTGATGGATGAGGTAGCGGGGTAGTCGACCCTAACAGGAAGGAGATGTgtggtttttttgtgtgtggtaataatataataatattgtttatgaacactacatgaaaaaaaaaaaaggctttgctacacgtcttaacATAAAGCTTTTTGAGCGTCACCTTCAAGTCAGTGTTGAGGATCCAGATGAAGGTGCACACGGACGGGTTGCTGCTGGATTTGAGGACCACAAACCCCCCAGGCCCGTTCTCCCCCCTTCATGTGAGAAAAGTTAACAGAGAAATAAAACAGCTGCGTCATCGCTACGAAAAATGTCGCCTTTTTTAACCTGACGTAACGCCCGCCGGGAGGTTTGGCGTCGTGTTCGGTGGCCATGCCGGCCGACAGGTAGCAGTCGCGTTTACGCTCCACCCGTCTGACGTTGACAAAGTCTCTGCAGAGAAGAAACGGGTGACGTTATAAACAGAAGTAACGGAAGTTAGCCAAAATGGCTGCCCAGCAAGACATACCGGGCGGATACGACTCCTCCGGCCGCCCCGGCCGAGACGTCGTACGTCACCAGCGTGTTGTCGTCCACCCGCTGCAAGATCTAAAGAAGTGGAGATTAAGGCTTTAACCAAACATTGTTAAAAAGAGTCTGTATTTGGAATAAAAGCTGGAATAAATAAACACTACAGTTGCAGTCATCCAAGCTGACCTGGCAGACTGACACGGTTCTGTTCCACATGACCATCTTCTCAGGCTGCAGGATCACTTCCTGGTACACCAGCTCAGCCGGACACTGCATGAAGGcctgaaggaacaaaaaaaaaaaaaaacaacattgggaAGAAACCTTAGTGGTAGTGGTAGTTCTTAGTGGGAACCAAAAAATGCAGGGTGGTCGTTTACTAAGATATTTGCACACATTCATTTGTGATGTCTGCCCATCAATCTGCAAAATATGTGAGAgaaaattgttaaaaatgtgagaaatgtcttaaaatatttttggtgAGTGTAATAGCCAATCCAGAGCTAATTGGCAGGCTATTAAAGCCAATTAAATGGTGAGCATTGAAGCAGATTTCATACACTTGTTGCATTCAGGAACGCTTGGAAGCCAGCACCACCCCCCCAAATTAACTCGCCACAGTGGATTGTGAGGAAACAGTTTTCGTAGTTAACCGTGAAATTGATAACTTCCCAGTTTTATTGAATGTGCCATCCTCATAAACTTAACCTCACGTGTGTCCCTTTGGATGGTTTTCTATgaggttttgttgtttttacactttaacaaaaacataaagacgAATAACGTGGAGTCTGCGGGCCAGTTGTAATACTTCACAGCTTTGCTCATGTGATGTCCTGTCAGCacggattggggggggggctgattcCTCACGTGACATGTCACATTCAAGCTCTTGTTTATAGTCAGTGGCCATGCGGAAAACCCCGTTATGGTAGAGAATTGATCAAGCCCGACACCTTATACAACACGTCCACTGTGCACACCAGATGTTTGTTTGCACTAACTAGAGCAATCGATTATATTGCCCTCTGTTGGCTGCTTTTTGCAGTGTGTATattgaaagtaaaaaataagtacAGACACCCATGGGCCCCAGTGAGGACAAGTGAAAttggatgaatgaataattacaaataatattgaaaaaggCTGTCTTGAAGGCCTGGATTGAAATAACAACACGACAGACAATGGAGCGATGACAACCAGTGCCAATGATGGTTCACATGGTTACAAAAATAGCACTGTTAAACTAGTGGCATGACATTACCACGGCAACCACCGTTTGCTACCTTGAGGATGAAAGTCTTGCCATGGAACGGAATCTCCAGGGTGTAGACCGAGTCGCCGGCATCCTGAAACAAAgtgaaaaagggggggggggcaattatgaaatgtgtttttgtttgtgtttaaaaaggTAGCGTGTGTACATAATGTAGTTTGTAACAGTTGCCATGTGAATTTAATGCACATTAATGCATGTCTGGTTCAGCACTTTTGTTGCATTGtttcaattaaatattaattaatattataattaatttttttccaaatcaaacatataaataatatatatattttttaaattttctgaTGAGTCTAAtcattcttttggtatataGCATGTgtatatagcccaagaacacaatattctgtgttccttgaaaaatctgtcaatcatccaaaatggctgtTGCCAAGAGGGACGGCttatgaaaaatggctgggattgaattagttaattataacgtatttttttaaattaattatacaattataaatacaaaattattatttaattaattttatttaatatttatttcttatacatattattaatatttattatttaataataaaataattaattaattattaatataaataaactttaaaaaacacTGGGTTATATTCATCATTGCACATTGAACCAGCCAGCCGCTCACGTTGTTCTTTTCAAACTTCCAGTTGTCCTCCTGAGCGAGGATCTGCTCGACGATGGTGAGAGCCTCGTGTCCTTGTCCCACATACTCCTTCTCCTGCGAGGACCGACCATAGAGGGTCAGACAGAAGCCATCAGTGTTAAAACGGCGCGGTGATGGTGGTACCTGAGCGGTGACGGCACGCCGGCCGAGGCCCTCCTCGTCGAGATCTTCCTCAGAGCCTGCAGGTCAAGGTAAGGTAAGCAAATAAGAGGCGAGACAGCGAGGAGGAGGGAGGCCGCTGTGTTGCAAACATCACCTGCAACCGATTCAGGCGGCGAGTAGAACTGTCCGTCCGACAAGGCGCGGGGGTACATCATGGGGGCGCGCTCGCAGGCCGCGTTCACTGCCGCCAGGTACGCTGAGGCccaataaagttttaaaagGCGTTTTCTTTGGAGTGCGTTTACATGCCGGTTCCCCTCACCTCTGTCATCATCTGCCTCCTGGGTGAGCACCTTGAAGTCCAGGAACCAGGTCTCCAGCCAAGCCACCACGAAGGAGGTGATGGGCAGCACGTAGCCAAATGCATTCTGGGACAGCAGCTGCGCATAGCCATAAAAAGCAAACGTCTGGATCATCAGAGGTTAACACGGTCTGGTCAAACGACCGTTTACTGACAATGATGCAGAAGTGAAAACGTTTATGAGGCCGAAACTGATAAGCCTGCAttacgcaacacacacacacaacgacgataaaagaagaagaaacaacacTCACGTTAGAAATAATGACCTTCACAACGAGGAAGACGCTGGTCACGAGCGTGGTGACCTGTGGAATGTTAGCGTTTTATTTCTTCATGCCCGGGAAAATGTGCGAGTTAACATTGTGACCGTTTCATGAACTCACCGCTATGACCCACCAGTGCTTCAGGCGAAAGACGGCGTAGCCCACCTGCAGGCACAGGAACCGGAACAGAGCCAGCAGCTGCAaccatggaaaaaaacaagtcagAATTCCAATTGAATGGACAGGAAAATTATTAAATTCCCTCAGACATTAAGACATGTGACAAATACTCCCCCTAGTGGCTGTGGGCAGCATGGGATgacaaccctaacccaaacttACAAAGATGTCAAAGAAGGAGGACCTAAAGTGGTAGCGGATGACCTCATTTTCTAGGCTTTCCCAAATGGTGCTGGATATCTACAAAGGGGGGGGTCAAAGTTCATACCAGTCAAACACCTGGCAACAAACtgtaacaaacaaaataaaatttaaaaaaaaaaggtctcacGTTGAGCTCAATGATCCACAGGAGGGAGATGAAgagcaggtcaaaggtcacaaagAGGCAGAAGGTGCGGCGCACGTCCGAGATGGCCTTGCGTTTGGCGGGCGGCAGCAGCATGTACGGGGACGGGAGGGACAGCGTCGTGGAGTAGGAGGCATTCAGGGAGGCGATGGCGGGGAGGCTGCCCCCGAGCTCCCCGTACTCTGCGCCCGGCATTCCCACAGACCTGAAGTaaccacatcatcatcatcatcatcatcatcatttcccACAAACACACTTTGTAGGACGTCTTCCCAGAAGAGGGGCGGACGCAGGGGTGGGGGGAAGCAGTTCAACACCTTCACTTCCGGTCTGTGTCACATGTCTCTATTATTTTGTCTTAACTTGAAATGACGTGTATCATGGTCGAAAATGTTCCCGCTAATAGTTAATCAATTCTGGGTGAAATTGATCTGAAACACGGTTCTGCGTTTGGCCCTATCGGCCACCGTAACTTTTGGCATTAAAAACAGCCATTAATGGAGAGCATAGTTGTGCTAGTGAATCATAAGACACTCTGGGAAACAACAGTCTCCGTCATTGGTCATCTTTATTCCGAATCCACAAGTTCTATTTGACTGCCATTTCAAATAACTCGATGTTTATGTATCTCTGTTGCTTTCAGAGCAGGTTCCTGATCGGCTACAAGAACAAACATCTGTCAAGCTGCCAAGTTATTAACTTAGCCAAGTTGACaggcaagctagcaagctaacacacaagcacaacaaAGCCCCGCCAAGAACAGCACACGCGCAATAGTTTAGAAACGTAATTCATGGCTATTTAGTTATAACATGGATGCTAGGTTACCCCAGTTAGCTTACACTGGCTAATTTACCTTTCGTGTGCGTTGTTCATTATTACCTGGCTATCGCTGACAGGAATGCTACGCTCCACAAAATTAAAAGCTAAGGCAAGAGTGAACAGTGTTTGTGAATAGCGGTTTTATGTCGTCTTAAAAATTCCCAAAGCTTACATGTTTTTAACTTACTTGTTTTACCGCTTCATCATCACCATGCGAAGTCTTCCGGCCAAAGACGAGGACATTCCGAAGAGCACAAATCAGGTCAAGATAAGTCTCTTGTCTACCACACATCACGTGATCGCATCGCTGGTGGACGAGGGCGTAGACATCcggttataattatttttaatgcactCCCTGGATATTTTAAAGAGTTCGTCGAGGTATTTTTGAGTGGTGGTTACTTATTGATAAATAATCGTCGTGGGATAGTTGGAATAGTTCTCTCCGACAAGGCTCGCAATGACTGACTTAAGTAAACAAGTTTACAAAGGAACAGATTCGACATAAGTTTGATGATAAATCAAAGTTACCATTAACACAATAAAGGGGATAATTTACTGAAGAACAGCAGAGAAAAGcattaaaaagtattaaaaagtatttaaatttAGCCTCTAAGTAATTACACACCAGTGACGAAAAACGAAGTACAACCGAAACTGTAGCGACCAAATTAACCATCGTGGAGGAAATAACTTCCGCTTTCGTCAgcaaacactttttattttcatttttcttgccCTGGATACATTAATTTGCTCCGTTTAACAGTAATGACAATGCTTGTATAATTTAAACTGAGTAAATACGTTGTAGTTAACATTTGATgctgaaataaatgaattaacttCCACTTTTACTACAACTATATGCAGCACTATTGTCCAATAGTTATTCAATGTCTTATTATGAGTACATTGCATGgaaccatatactgtacatgtactgtcAAGTCATTATAATAATGCCCCATATTGTAGGATATTGTAGATTtcacacataataaataaatgatcatcAAAGGGGagaagtgttttattttgacattgttCAGTAGGTCACTTTAAAACAACCACCAACAGTCACATTGAAAAACAAGTCAacagacaataaaaataataatgattgatAAGTTCATACATCCCTTGGACACAGAGGGAAGGGGGGAGGAGACGTCCAATAAAATCTAAAACACACAAGCTGCTCACTcagattcatttttttttaatataatagaaAGATTTACAACCGTCAGCTCCTGGATGACAGGACAAGCTTAGAAATGCTGTAGATTTTCATCCCCAAATATAAAGTTTCAATTTGGTGAGATGTCAGTCACATGGTAACCACGGCAACGGCTGCTTTTTCAGGTGAAGAAAGCTGTGTTAGAAGGAAAAAGTGTCTCGTAGAAGCCGAGCCGTGTTAAAAAGATGACAGTAGAAAAGTGCCGAGACAGGAGGAAGTGATAATCGAAAAAAGCTGTGATGACATGAGAGGTAGCTTCGCCCTTTAAAAGGTCAAGGTCAATTAAATGATTTGTATCCAAACGCAGAGACTTCTTCACTACAATACACGCTATGCTTGTTCGTTTTACACAATTAAAACTTTTATTGGTTTTTCTGGGGTTTCTCTTTCACCCAAGTCTCGGATTTAAAAATACCCCACTTATAGATTAGACAAAACGATTTAAAAAGCTGATAAATTGTCGTGATGCCTCCCagccacaagatggcggcagATGCACACAAAGCCCGGGAAAAGGACCCCgtttaaaataaagtacaatggaacctctaaagtcaaacaCATTTGATGTTGTGTGATTCAAACTTCGACcacaattttcatgaaaatgaatatgacacaaaaaaattaatgttaatgtttcttttcattttaaattctCTTTTTTAACACTGGAAGGGCAGTTAAGAATATTAAAAGGGgacttttgcaaaaaaaaaagttacattttggTAACAGTTTGACCCTTGAACACATCGTTTTCTATTTCCAATGTCTTCCAAAGGGAAGGAATGCATCACAGGCCAAGCGATACGGCGTGGACTATAGCATCTTAAGAGGCTCCACTCAACATTGGCAGTaaagtgtgacatcacagcacgtacatatacatatatacgcaTGTCATTTATTGAAAAGGCTTTTTAAGATGTTTGCAGCGGGATCTTAATTGTGTGACGGAGCGTTTTTTAGCTGCTGTGTGCAGAGGCATGAAGGCAGAAGGGAGGAGTTGTTCTCGCGTGAGGTCAAAGTGACCTCGGCCACTTCAAGGGAGGATGCGCGTACCTATGCTTCCTtgcctcctcatcatcatcatcatcatcagcgacAACCTCGGACCTCTCCTGGACAAACTGTCCTCgcttattcataaaaaaacgtGCTACCCTGTTTCCTTGTTTTGTTGATAACCAAAGCAGTATTCCCTCGTCACATTTGACACGCCTTTGCCTCCTTTCTCTCAGTTCTTCTTCTCTGTTGTCCCCTTGAATTTACCCTCTTCTTCCCCGCCCGCTTCCTCCTCTTGTCCCTCCTCAGCCTGTGATTCGCGGATGAGCTGGTCCGTCTCCTTAGCAGCGGCAGTAGCGGCTTCCGATTGGTCAGCGGTCGCCACTTCCTGGTGGTCTGAAGGAGGAAAAGTCGGAGCTTCGTAAAGCAGGAAGTGCTTTTGTGATTATTTGGCACAAAGTGAAGGAGGGAGGCAATGAAGGAGGGATAAtaaaggttaaaggtcaacACTCATACAAACCTTAAGGAAAAATACACCCTTATTCTTACATATTCTTGTATTTCTACCCAATCAGGAATGTAGCACTTATGAATTAACGTtgaaaacaaacatataattCAATCAAAGCGCTATAGCATatactgccctctagtggttaAGGGTTGGCTTACATCCCTTATGCCggctgtccaaacattttccacccaTATTAGAACCTGATTTTAAGATAATTATtgaaatttaatatattattctttgttttgtttgtttctctctcaatttttgcatattttagcCCTTTGATGctagtttttctttaaatattatgaatttattgtcatataatatagtcatatttagcatttattctcataaattgcttttaatttcagttttcttgaatatttttagaatgtggtgATAACACCCATGCATGCCTTATACATTGTAAGTATTTATTTCCAATTATTGTGTATTGCTCTGGCAGCCGTAGTCGCTAACCAGTGTGATGTTGCAAGGTGGCACTACATCAGTAACGTACTTATTTGGCGTAATAATGatattaaatgatattaatgatattaaataaatataagcatcccattacgtgcattctttGCTacctctttttttatctgttttatatctttagaatcttacataaggattgtggatgatgagcaaaattccaGTGGTAAGTTAGTGCCGGTGGGTGTACTATGCTGCCCCCTACTGGCCTGGAGCCACTTATTGTATTGCTTTATCTACAGTATCTGTAGGGtgtatttttccttttaaagAAACGTGACACAAAAGTGTGCGGCGTGCGGCGGTCGCCCTGTCGACAGTCCGAAGGAATGGAACCTCGCCCCCCCCCTCACCAGCAGCTTTGGTGGGAGGTCGGTGCTCGCCCTCCTCCCCCTGGCGGAGGTCGTCATCCTCCTCGCCCTCACAAGGGTCCTCCAGAGGAGGGTGGACACAGAGGTTCTGCATGTGCGCCTCGGCCATCTTCTgcacagctgcacacacacacacacacatatacacacacacacacacacacagggagacgacagcacacaaacacaaggacACAGGGATAAGAGGACTATGATGTTTTCACCATGCTTCAACTCGCTTCATATGCAATATTtgccatatttattttcaatattttgtcgATTAATTTTGTCTGAATTATGTCAAAAAGTTTGGAAagttgcacatttctatgtggtggaaatatgaaaatatgaaatatgaaactcTGGGCTCATACAATCATcatcacattattattcattcattcattcattttctaccgcttttccttacgagggtcgcggggggtgctggagcctatcccagctgtctttgggcgagaggcggggtacaccctggatcagtcgccagccaatcacagggcacatatagacaaacaaccattcacactcacattcatacctatggacaatttggagtcgcgaattaacctagcatgtttttggaatgtgggaggaaaccggagtacccggagaaaacccacgcatgcacggggagaacatggaaactccacacagagatggccgagggtggaattgaaccctggtctcctagctgtgaggtctgcgcgctaaccactcgaccgccgtgccgcccacattattattattattattattattattattattattattattatttattattaagtatAGAAGGTTGATGTCGTACTCCTTTACCGTCATTGTacattgcatatttacaatccaaaggCGAAAAGTTGGAGCTAATTCCTCACCGCTAACACACTGAGCTAGCAAGCAAGCTAGCAAAAACCAGTATCAACGTCAGCTTTTCCTGTGtcctttttgctctatttctctaaatatggtcatatcatatcCTGCCTCACTCTCCTTAGCGCTAACACCTTGACCTGGGTCACcttgacccccccccaacctgtccccctcctcatcatcatcatccacttCACTTTCACACGTTAAGATGCACGCTGTGTCAGGTCATCCATCCCGGCGGAGGGCTGCTTATGCAATCTTCACATGACACACAGCTCTCCGTTTGTACTCTCGGAGGACATGTAATCTAATGCAGGTGTGAGACATCTTGCCCCAATAGAACATCAGTACCCATGCAGCATGCCTGCCAGCCTCATGCAAAAGAAGGCACAAAAGACTCTTTGTGTTAAATGTATGCATTTCTACTGCgtctatgtatgtgtgtgtgtgtgtgtgtgtgtgtgtgtcacacagcTGTACACACAACTGACTGTAATCCAGGATGATCCAGACTCACACTCAGCGTCTCACAGCTGTCCCACTCTAATCTCCCCTTTCtgtcacacaaatacacacaacctGCTCTCAAGttgacactaaaaaaaaaaaacaatacagcgCACGTAATATTATCATGCTATCTATTTTTGTAGCCTGTTGTGAAGCACGgtaaaacaacacaaaggaGTCAAAATAACACAAGGATGATgcagaaatgacacaaaaacacacacacacacacataaacacgaGCATGCTTTGCACTTACCTTTGAGTGACGGGGGCTGGTACACATTTGGATTGACACGCTTTGGTTTGAGGACTCCGTTCTCCCCGACAACCCACTACGGGGACGAGACGGATTGTTAGCATGACAtcatttatgtttgttttttctaacGTGATGTCAATTAAAGCTACAATCAGCAACAACTGGATGCGTATCACACTGCAAAAATCTAATGTATTTACAGAGGTGGGTTGGGGCCGGGGGGGGGCTTACATGGTGTCATcatataatttgcataattggccatgacgTGGGGGATTTTTAGGGATGCTGTGGGAGACAAAAAGTGAGTGAAAAACTTGCAAAAGCAAACCAAATACGTTTAGTTTCTTCTGTGGCTTGGGCCAAAGTAGGACCTGCTGCCCGTTGAGAAGAGCGACGCATGTCAGAATCTCCAAAAGTGTCCATCCAGTCCTGAGTCGCATTTTTGAAAAGACAATCTAGAgcagtatatgtacagtatatacctaaaaaacacatttatactattCTATAAAGTGTACAATTATATAAAGTGATACATATTTAAAGCTTCAATAGAAAACATTGTGTTATGTCCTATTATAACGTGTTTATGTAGTGCCAATCTATAAAAAACACTACatatgcaacaacaacaaaagagataatattaataataataataataataaaaagtgactTCACCTTTACCTGATGGCTGGACTGGTCATCCTCGGGTGACGACTGGTCAGCTACTCTGAAAAGTGTGGCGGGCGTCGGCCTCCTGCGACGTatctgcaaacaaacacaataaacaaatgaaaatatgaaaagatgCATTATGTACAGCGGAGTGTAGGGGGCGCCCTGCGATCCACCTTTAACCCGTTTCTATATAATTGAGCCCGCATAGTGTATATGGGCACCAaataggcttcgctacacatcttaaaatgcagcctGGAGCTCTGCCAGGGGTGGGAGTGGTCAGTGTGacggttttgtttttcttcagcgatGTCCTACTccttcatgaatgaatgaatgacaaacacagctcattagcattaaagctacagacgcaCATCACGTGAGTCtaacacacttccaatacactaattattattatttttaataaaaatgtgttgtgaAGGCAATTAGTGTGGATCACAAGCAAATTTGATGCCAATCCATTTCTGAGGACTTATTTTCATTGTGAGGATTTGTCAGCTAGCCTAGCTTAAAAAGGAGTCAAGCGTCCACCTCCAGGAAGCATGTTAGATTTAATGAAATGCAGAGAACAGCTTAGAGGTggaagggtgggggtggggggggcaaccTTGGCCATGATATGAACCTTTGTGTGTTCACCTCATGACGGGAAGagagtgatgtgtgtgtgtgtgtgtgtgtgtgtgcagggcgTCTGTTGCCAAAGCAGAGGCTCACACCGTGCCACAGCAACACCACGTCATCGAGTGTGGACGTCACCCTGATTGGTGACGTGTGGTCAACGCaatctcctcatcctccttttttacttcctgtttacagtacccccccccccccccacacacacacacccccagtCTCCATCTGTCCCCCTCTTCATTATTACAGTAGCTGACATTAACATAATTATGTGTTTCCTGTTCCCCTACAAAAACACGCCCCTCCCCCATTGCCCCCCCAGTGCTTGTCTCCCGGGGCAAGTTGAGGTGGACCGGGGGCTTCATGCCGCCTCCGCCTGCTGACACCTGCTACCTTCCAGGGCAGCCTGAGGTGCCTCAAAGTCAGGCAGACGCCAGATGTCCCCGCCCTCGGGCCCAGGCCGCTAACACTAATtactaaatacagtatatatatatatatattaaaataaggtaactttatttcaatgtttgtttaaattattatagCTTACAGctaatcatttattttattcatataagCGTATGGATTGAAGACATCCACCGTACATAAAAAGTGGGTGACGTATGAGGGTGAGTGCCCCACTCTTATTATCTTTAGTATAAACAAAGCAAACATCACGTGTCCGCTCTAGCGCAAGGCAAGGCATGGCGGCCATGATGGCCGTGACGTGCTGCAGACCGACACTGGCACCGCCTCACGACACTAACACACTCTAGTAATTTtccagcttaaaaaaaaaaaaacaccccaggtTACATAATAATCGTATGTGACTTCCTCATTGACGCCAACAGTGGGGTGCGGAGATTACTACGcattatcccccccccctcctcctcctcctcctccgaccATACTCCCTACTGCGCTTCAATCTGTCGGACCTTCTTCTCTATCATGTCCAGTACGTCTTGGAAGCGGCGGCCATGATGTGATGATGTGGGCCTGTTCCCCGGTGAGCAGCTGGTGCGCCTCACAGCGGGCCTATAAAAAGCGCCGCCACTAGGACAGTGTAAACTAGATCACAGGgacctctgggggggggggtccaaagctCGCACAGCGATGGCATCTTTTGGATGCAATGGGCTGAGCGTGTCCGTGTGCAGATAACGTGGAGAAGATGGTAACACACACGGAGACGTCACCTTTGGGCACGGCTCGTCATCGGTGGCGGCCAAAATCTGGCCTGATTCCTAagaacagcaaagcactcttgtcatttagaggatctttgacttgatttttttgttgttggaggaactaaaaaaaaacaaaacaagagtgctcttgtcatataaaACATCTTTGAGTggcatttttgccaaaaaacagaag comes from Doryrhamphus excisus isolate RoL2022-K1 chromosome 15, RoL_Dexc_1.0, whole genome shotgun sequence and encodes:
- the stard3 gene encoding stAR-related lipid transfer protein 3, with protein sequence MPGAEYGELGGSLPAIASLNASYSTTLSLPSPYMLLPPAKRKAISDVRRTFCLFVTFDLLFISLLWIIELNISSTIWESLENEVIRYHFRSSFFDIFLLALFRFLCLQVGYAVFRLKHWWVIAVTTLVTSVFLVVKVIISNLLSQNAFGYVLPITSFVVAWLETWFLDFKVLTQEADDDRAYLAAVNAACERAPMMYPRALSDGQFYSPPESVAGSEEDLDEEGLGRRAVTAQEKEYVGQGHEALTIVEQILAQEDNWKFEKNNDAGDSVYTLEIPFHGKTFILKAFMQCPAELVYQEVILQPEKMVMWNRTVSVCQILQRVDDNTLVTYDVSAGAAGGVVSARDFVNVRRVERKRDCYLSAGMATEHDAKPPGGRYVRGENGPGGFVVLKSSSNPSVCTFIWILNTDLKGRLPRYLIHQSLAATMFEFMSHLRQRIADLRPAGRCHHQR
- the ppp1r1b gene encoding protein phosphatase 1 regulatory subunit 1B isoform X2 encodes the protein MEPSVSTEVEPKERRKIQFAVPASAPTNLDPRQVEMIRRRRPTPATLFRVADQSSPEDDQSSHQWVVGENGVLKPKRVNPNVYQPPSLKAVQKMAEAHMQNLCVHPPLEDPCEGEEDDDLRQGEEGEHRPPTKAADHQEVATADQSEAATAAAKETDQLIRESQAEEGQEEEAGGEEEGKFKGTTEKKN
- the ppp1r1b gene encoding protein phosphatase 1 regulatory subunit 1B isoform X1, with protein sequence MEPSVSTEVEPKERRKIQFAVPASAPTNLDPRQVEMIRRRRPTPATLFRVADQSSPEDDQSSHQVKWVVGENGVLKPKRVNPNVYQPPSLKAVQKMAEAHMQNLCVHPPLEDPCEGEEDDDLRQGEEGEHRPPTKAADHQEVATADQSEAATAAAKETDQLIRESQAEEGQEEEAGGEEEGKFKGTTEKKN